In Synechococcus sp. KORDI-100, a single window of DNA contains:
- a CDS encoding metallophosphoesterase: protein MAHAVISCLHANLAAVEAVLDDIDLQGIETMTCLGDLVGYGPQPNEVVELVRDRAIPTCQGCWDEDIIDGLNACECSYPSQLAERRGHRAHHWTAERMTDDNKAFLASLPMTLRRDRLLFVHGSPNSQHEYLLPDMSAFAALERVETAGAETLFCGHTHQPYVRELSSGSIRVKVEQAGSKDCSEHELTLPMRRIVNAGSVGEPRHGNTKATYVVHDDRTGEITIREVGYDVAKTCQAIIDVGLPEVFAWRLSHGFEYAERADDASHVCER from the coding sequence ATGGCTCACGCTGTGATCTCCTGCCTGCACGCCAACCTCGCCGCTGTTGAGGCCGTCCTTGACGATATCGACCTCCAGGGGATTGAAACGATGACCTGTCTCGGTGATCTGGTGGGCTATGGACCTCAACCCAATGAAGTGGTGGAGCTGGTGCGCGACCGTGCCATACCCACCTGTCAGGGCTGCTGGGATGAAGACATCATTGATGGCCTCAATGCCTGCGAATGCAGCTACCCATCCCAGCTGGCAGAACGACGCGGTCATCGGGCGCATCACTGGACTGCAGAACGGATGACAGACGACAACAAGGCGTTCCTGGCCAGCCTGCCCATGACCCTGCGGCGTGACCGATTGTTGTTCGTTCATGGCAGCCCCAACAGTCAGCACGAATATCTGCTTCCAGACATGAGTGCCTTTGCTGCGCTTGAGCGGGTCGAGACAGCCGGTGCGGAGACTCTGTTCTGCGGCCATACCCACCAGCCCTACGTCCGGGAACTGAGCAGTGGATCCATTCGAGTCAAAGTTGAACAAGCCGGCAGCAAGGATTGCTCAGAGCACGAGCTCACATTGCCGATGCGTCGCATCGTGAATGCCGGATCTGTGGGAGAGCCGCGCCATGGCAATACGAAGGCGACGTATGTCGTTCACGACGACCGCACTGGAGAGATCACGATCCGGGAAGTGGGATACGACGTCGCCAAAACATGTCAAGCCATCATCGACGTTGGACTGCCTGAAGTCTTTGCCTGGCGGCTGAGCCACGGGTTTGAATACGCCGAGAGGGCTGATGATGCCAGCCACGTGTGTGAGCGATGA